TCAACGATGTAAAAAGTTCCCGCCACGGATACTCGCGTCGGTGGAGTTCCGTGATATGCACTAAACCGATCCTACCTTTCACGAGGTTGAAGTTGTTCTGAATAGAGCCGTCTTCTACTTCACCAAAATTAGAATTCCAGCAGACATAAACGTTATCGTGATCCGCAACATCAAGAATCGTGCGGATATGGGGAAGTTCAGAGGTCCCCACACCGAGGTTAGCGGCAAATTCACCACACTCGCGCAATGATAACCCGATCTGTTCCAACGTCTTTTCGACAGGCACCTCGTTCGGGAGTCCATTCGGACGCACCTTCACACCGGGGGCTCCAACATCCGCGGCGAGTTGAGAATACGCCTTCGTTCCGGCTATATTCCGACGAAGTACTGCCTGATCCGTGGCATGATAGTCATACGCGGAACCTAAACCGGCGATCTCGATCGGGGAGTCTGCGAATTGTTGTTTTACTGCCGCTCGTTCATCTGCCGAAAGATCCACTTCAACGCCGTGGGCATGCGTTGTCCGCAATTCCACGCCTGAAAATCCTGTTTCTATGCAGTTTTCGATGATTG
This genomic stretch from Candidatus Poribacteria bacterium harbors:
- a CDS encoding TIM barrel protein, yielding MKLGLVTYNMAKDWDVPTIIENCIETGFSGVELRTTHAHGVEVDLSADERAAVKQQFADSPIEIAGLGSAYDYHATDQAVLRRNIAGTKAYSQLAADVGAPGVKVRPNGLPNEVPVEKTLEQIGLSLRECGEFAANLGVGTSELPHIRTILDVADHDNVYVCWNSNFGEVEDGSIQNNFNLVKGRIGLVHITELHRREYPWRELFTSLKASGYTGYTLAEIAGSSDPIRVMNFYRALWEELSR